The Zonotrichia albicollis isolate bZonAlb1 chromosome 9, bZonAlb1.hap1, whole genome shotgun sequence genome has a window encoding:
- the LOC141730255 gene encoding serine/threonine-protein kinase pim-1-like, producing the protein MAHDFVDWTAQEALLERYRLGSLLGRGGFGRVFAATRLSDGAPVAIKRVPRNRVRHWGELPDGTSAPLEIVLLAKVSTGFPGVVQLLEWLELPNCIVMVLERPEQCQDLQRFIGARRFLPEEEARELFRQVLEAVRHCTSCGVLHRDIKPENILVDLDTGQAKLIDFGCGTYLQETVYTHFAGLTTQGSRAALFRHQRLLFQP; encoded by the exons ggacggcgcaggaggccctgctggagcggtaccggctgggatcgctgctggggcgcggcGGCTTCGGCAGAGTCTTCGCGGCCACGCGGCTCTCGGACGGCGCCCCg gtggccatcaaaaGGGTGCCACGGAACCGCGTCCGGCACTGGggcgagctg cccgacggcaccagcgcacccctggagatcgtgctgctggccaaggtgtccactggcttccccggtgtggtccagctgctggaatGGCTCGAGCTCCCCAACTGCATCGTGATGGTGCTGGAGCggccagagcagtgtcaggaccTGCAGCGTTTCATCGGGGCACGGCGGTTCCTGCCCGAGGAGGAGGCACGGGAGCTGTtccgccaggtgctggaggccgtgcggcactgcaccagctgcggggtcctgcacagggacatcaaGCCAGAGAACATCCTGGTTGACCTGGACACCGGGCAGGCCAAGCTGATTGactttggctgtggcacctacctGCAGGAGACAGTCTACACTCACTTTGCAGGGCTCActacccagggct ccagggctgccctcttcCGGCACCAGAGGcttcttttccaaccctaa